The Candidatus Methylomirabilis tolerans genomic sequence TCTCCCACCTCCGGGGTGTAGATGATCGGCAACATCTCGGTGAGGTGGTCTTGCAACAGGCGGTAGAAGAGTGTTTCGTTCCGGTCCTGCAGGGAACGGAGGAAGAGGAAGCGCTCCAGTGCCGTCGTCTTCTTCAGGTACTCCTCATACCTCCGGGTTGCCTGTTGCTCCAAGGTGCTGACGGGGAAAGGCAGCAAGCCGACTAGGCCGAAGTCGCGTCGCTCCTGTTCGGAAAAGGCGCTTCCCTTGTTCAACAGGGAGCAGTCCAGCAGCAGCCGACTCCGGAGGGGGACCTCCAGGACCGTCTCGCCCGTACGATCATCGATCACTTCCGTCACATCGATCATGTCCACGCCCTCACATCGATGCACTCTATAACGAGGCGATCCGAGGTGTCAATTGATCCTTGGAGCGACCAGAAAACCAGCGCTGAGTCCACATGCAAGAAAACACGAAGAGTGGCAACTGGTAGGAGGCCAAGCGGGGCGCTATATTGTAATAGGGGGTTGAGCCACTCAATGAGTGTTCCGTTGGAGGTTGCCATGCCGGCCACGATGAGTCTTGCAGAGGTTTTGACACAGCTCACCAAAGAAGGGGAGCTGTACGAGAAACTTCCCAACCGGCGGGTGCGGTGTTATGCCTGCGGCCACCGCTGCCTGATCCCAGAGGGACGCCAGGGGGTCTGTCGGGTCCGATTCAACAAGGGAGGCGTCCTGCAGGTTCCCACCGGCTACGTTAGCGCCTTGCAGATCGATCCGGTCGAGAAAAAGCCGTTCTTCCATGCCCTCCCAGGGTCGCTCGCTCTAAGCTTCGGGATGCTGGGATGCGATCTGCACTGCAGTTACTGCCAGAATTGGCTCACGTCGCAGGCGTTGCGCGATCCTGCGGCGGTAAGCCCGCCGGAGTTGGTGACGGCCGATGACCTGGTCGGCATGGCTGAGCGGTACCATGCACCGATCGTTGCCAGTACCTACAACGAGCCCCTGATTACCAGCGAGTGGGCGGTCGAGATCTTCCGCGTAGCCAAGGCGAACGGCCTGAAGACCGCCTACATCAGCAACGGGAACGGCACCCCCGAGGTCCTTGAGTACCTGAAGCCCTGGGTGGACTTGTACAAGGTCGATCTGAAGGGATTCAACGACGCCAACTACCGAAAGCTGGGCGGAGTGCTGCAGAACGTCCTGGACACGATCAAGTTGCTCGTGGAGAAACGGTTCTGGGTCGAGATTGTCACATTGGTTGTGCCGGGATTTAACGACTCCGATAAGGAGTTGACCCAGATCGCCGAGTTTTTGGCCTCCGTCTCCGTCGATCTGCCCTGGCATGTGACGGCCTTCCAGCAGGATTACAAGATGTTGGACCATACCAACACAACGGTTATCACCCTGTTCCGGGCGGCCGAGATCGGCAAGAAGGCCGGCCTGCGTTATGTCTATGCCGGGAATCTTCCGGGTCGCGTCGGCACTCACGAGAATACCTACTGCCCTGCTTGCCACGAACT encodes the following:
- the amrS gene encoding AmmeMemoRadiSam system radical SAM enzyme; amino-acid sequence: MPATMSLAEVLTQLTKEGELYEKLPNRRVRCYACGHRCLIPEGRQGVCRVRFNKGGVLQVPTGYVSALQIDPVEKKPFFHALPGSLALSFGMLGCDLHCSYCQNWLTSQALRDPAAVSPPELVTADDLVGMAERYHAPIVASTYNEPLITSEWAVEIFRVAKANGLKTAYISNGNGTPEVLEYLKPWVDLYKVDLKGFNDANYRKLGGVLQNVLDTIKLLVEKRFWVEIVTLVVPGFNDSDKELTQIAEFLASVSVDLPWHVTAFQQDYKMLDHTNTTVITLFRAAEIGKKAGLRYVYAGNLPGRVGTHENTYCPACHELLIERDGYTILKNILQEGACPTCQTAIPGVWN
- a CDS encoding NAD-dependent malic enzyme (malic enzyme; oxaloacetate-decarboxylating; NAD-dependent; catalyzes the formation of pyruvate form malate), with protein sequence MIDVTEVIDDRTGETVLEVPLRSRLLLDCSLLNKGSAFSEQERRDFGLVGLLPFPVSTLEQQATRRYEEYLKKTTALERFLFLRSLQDRNETLFYRLLQDHLTEMLPIIYTPEVG